The sequence CAAAAGAAGGCGGATCACCATATCGGGTTTTATTCAGAAAACGAATTCGATATGACATTATTCAAATCATTTCCGGGACAATCGCTTGAACTTGGACGATCGTGTGTTGCAAAAGCATATCGCTCCCTTGCCGTAATCAATCTGTTATGGACCGGCATTGCACGATATTTAGAGAATCACGCCATTACTCACCTCTTTGGTTGTGCAAGTTTTCATACAAGCAATGTGAAGGAGATGGCAGCAGCATTCGCATATTTAAAACTGTATCACAGTGCACCGAATAAATATCACGTAACACCGTTGCCACGGTGTGCAATGGATCTGCCGTTCCAGTTTCTCACCTCAAATGAAATTAAAGAATCATACAAAAAATTTCCGCCGTTGATCAAAGGATATCTGCGTCTTGGTGCGATGATCTGCGGCGAACCGGCTTACGATAAAGAATTTGGGACAGTGGACTTTCTTATTGTTCTGGAGAAAGAGCAGATTACCAATAAATATAAGGATCATTATATTTCTGCCTCTGTTGCTGCATGAGACGTTTTCTAAAGTTTGCGCTATTCTCATTCATGACAGTGATATTTTTTATCATTGCAGCCTCAATGCAAATAGCATGTTTTATTCTCCGAATTGATCCGCAGCGAACACTCACTCAGCTTACAACGTTATGGGCAAGAACAATGTTGTGGATTTTGAATGTGAACGTTACCGCGCGTTGGCAGTCGGACGTTCACCAACAATCGCCACACATGATTGTAGCGAACCATCAGAGCTATGTTGATGTCATTATTATTGCTTCAATTATGCCGACGCTCTTTGTTGCAAAAGACGATGTCCGATCGTGGCCAGTGTTTGGATGGCTGGCATCGCTCGGTGGGACGCTGTTCATCGATCGAAAAGCATTTCGGGGCGCACTACATTCTATGGAACAGATTGCCAAAGCGCTCCGTTGCGGGATTAATGTTCAGGTTTTTCCTGAAGGGACTTCGACAAATGGAAGCGCAGTCTTACCATTCCGCTCCGCATTGTTTAACGCAGCTATTTCTTCATGCAGTGCTATCCTACCATTATCAGTCAACTACGAATCGATCAATTCTTCACAAGTCAATAACGTCAATCGTGATTTTCTTTGTTGGTATGGAGAGATGACGTTCACCAATCATTTTTGGCGTTTGCTCTCTTTGCAATCTGCCCATGTTTCTGTTGTGATTCATCCTTCGATACGTTTCGGAGAGGCAGACAGCGCTAAAACAATCTCCCAAGCAGCGTTTTCGTCAGTGGTTAACGGCTTTCGAAGGATTGAATAAACACCTGCATACTCTATAGTACAGCTCTTTCATGTCCACCAATTGTTAACTCAGTGTCAAGGTTGTATTACCGAATTTTAAACCAACCGTAACATCTTCGTAACACAAGATTAACACTAAAATCCGATTTTGGTGCATTGATTTTCACTTAAACACACATCGCAAGGCTTACAATGAACAACAGAAACATCATCACTCTTATTATTCTTGGAACGTTATTGCTCGCAACGTTAGTGACGGCTCAGGAACAAAGCACGCTCGATAAAATCCGTCAACAACAAGCGCTGCAGGGAGGCACGCTTCTTGGTAAAGTGAGCGATGAAAAAACCGGTGAAGATTTGATTGGTGCGAATGTCTTTATTGTAAATACCAAATTGGGTATTTCAACAGACATTGATGCTAAATTTCAAATCAAAAAAATACCGGAAGGGACGTATGATGTGCGAGTATCATTCCTTGGGTATGAAACCAAATTGATCTCCGGTGTTGAATTCAAGAATGCCGAACAAAAAATACTCAATATCAGTCTGAGTGAGGATCAAGGGATTCAGCAACAGGAAGTTGTTATCAGCGCGACAGCGATTAAATCCGGTGAAGGGGCAATCCTGGCCGAACGAAAAAAAGCAGCGAGCATTGGCGACGGAATCAGTTCAGAACAAATGAAAAAAGCACCCGATGCAACATCGGGCGACGCATTAAAGAGAGTCACCGGAATTACTCTGGTGGACAATAAATTTGTCTTCGTCCGCGGAGTAACGGATCGTTATAACCAGACTACACTCAACGGCGCTTCCGTTACCAGCACCAGTGTTGATAAAAAAAGTTTTTCGTTCGACATGCTTCCTTCCAGTCTTTTGGAAAATATGAATGTTGCGAAAACAGCTACTCCGGATCTTCCGGGAGATTTTACGGGCGGACTTGTTCAACTAAATACGCTCGATTTTCCGGAAAAGCGTACTGTAAAATTTGTGTACACCGGATCCTATAACTCCATTACGACGTTCGAAGCATTCAATCGCACGCAAGGGGGAGGAAAAGATTGGTTCGGTGCCGACGACGGGATTCGAAGTTTCCCAAATGAAATTCAAACGGCTGCTCAGCTCAATCAGCTTGGTGCGAAACTGCCTAATACCTGGGCGCCGCGCGGATCAAAAGCGCCCATGGCTCAATCGTTCAGTATTTCGCTCGCCGATCGATACGATATTGACGAAGACCAATTGGGAATTGTTGCTGCTTACTCATACCGAAATAATTTTCAGCGGACAAATTTCAATTTCAACGATATTAGTTCAACGTTTTCCCAATCCTTCGTTCACAAACAGTATTCCGGCTCGCAAGATCGGTTTTCTGTACTGTGGGGCGGCATTCTTGATCTTAGTTATAAGTTTGCCGATTTGCATAAAATCACCTTCAAAAACAATTACAACAAAACTGCTGAAGATAAATATATTAAAACTAGTGGCGAAGATTTTGATAACGATCAGTATGTCCGTTCGTACTTAAGTGAATGGGAAGAACGCGGGATGCTTTCCAATCAATTTGGCGGCGAACATAAACTGCCTGAATTGCTGAATATGAATATTGACTGGCTGTTATTTTTCTCAGAAGCAAACACAGATCAACCGGACAGAAAACAGGTGGATTATAATTTAAGCCGCGGATATGCCAAAACCGATCCATTTTCAGTAAATACTCAGCCGGAATATACAAAACGAGCCTGGGCATCACTCTATGATCGTTCTCTCGGTGAAAAAGTGAACATCGTTATTCCGGTTGATAATGCAAAGATTAAACTTGGATTATTAAACGAGCAAAAAAATCGTCACTATGATATTCGATATTATTCTATCTCCCCATTAGCTTCAAATTTTGACCTTGCATTATACGGGATAGATTCAGTCTTTGCCCAAAACAATTTTGGCATCGGTAAATTTAATTATTTTGATTATACCAATCCTTCGGATAAATATTCTGCCAAACAAGAATCATTTGCGTCCTATGTAATGCTTGATGTTCCATTTTCCATTGCGGAATTGAATTTCCGCTTTGCAGGTGGAGTACGAATGGAACATTCCATTCAAAATGTTTTTACCAATGGAAACTTTTCAAGCGTTGCACCTGTCGTTTCCACAATTGCAAAACGTGATTTTCTTCCCTCTATAAACTTCACATACATTCTCAACGAAGTTCAAAATCTCCGGTTTGCGTACAGCCAAACAGTGAACCGTCCGGAATTTCGTGAGTTGGCGGGCGTTCAATTTTATGATTTTAATAAATATGAATATGTTGTCGGTAATTTAAGATTGACGCGGGCGCTTGCAAGAAACTATGACGTTCGATACGAGATTTTTCCTGATGCAGGAGATCTTATGGCAGTAAGTTATTTTTACAAAAATATTTCTCACCCCATCGAAGAATTCCGTGTAGTGAATGCTGCTACATATCGCAGCTGGAAAAATGCTTCCAAAGCAACAAATTTTGGATGGGAGTTCGAGATCCGTAAAAACCTCGGATTCATTCAGGAATATCTTCGAAATTTCCAGTTAGTGGCAAATTACACTCGCATTTATTCCGAGGTTCCGTATCATGAAATTTCCGGAGTTTCAAGTTTTGTAGATGGAGTTCGGCAAATGCAGGGACAATCCCCGTACACATATAATATTTCTCTTTTCTTTGTTGAACCAGATCTCGGAACATCAATCAACATTCTCTACAATGAATACGGTTCGCGTATTGATGCAATTGGAAACACCGGCGTCGGTGATTTGAATGTGATGGAACACAAACGCGGTACCGTCGATTTTTCATTGACGCAGCCATTGAGTTCCTTAATGAACGGCCTTGAAGCAAAGTACACTGTAAAAAATCTTAACAACCAGTCTGCTGTGTTTACTCATGGAGCAAACGAGTATAGAAATAACATCACCGGCATTTCACACTCCATGCAATTGAGTTTTAACTTTTAATCTGCCACAACACTGTTGATACAAAAAGGGACGCGATGCCGTCCCTTTTTCTTTACACAATGTTAACAGTACATTTACATAGAAGTAAATCTGCATTCCTATCTTAGTCTCACAAAGAATCAACAGTCAATTCAATATTCGCATTTCACATTATTCTCAATCAATCATTCATTCAACGAAAGGAAACACCATGAAGAAATTGCACACGATAAGTGCGTTGCTTCTTATTCTCCTCACCTCGTTTGCTGTTGCACAGCAAAAGCCGACGAAAGTTATTGGAGCCGGCTTGACTGCTGCCGCAAAAGCACCGTTTAATATTACCGCAGGCAAAAGTGTTACTCTGAGTCGTGACACTGTTTATATTTTGACTGGTTTTTATTATGTCGATTCAACAGCGTCATTATACATTCAACCAGGAACAGTGATTCTCGGCGACAGCGCAACGAACGGAACAGTAATCGTTCGCCGCGGCGGTAAAATATTTGCCGAAGGAACGCGGACTGAACCGATTGTCTTC is a genomic window of Bacteroidota bacterium containing:
- a CDS encoding GNAT family N-acyltransferase, with translation MEQPLHLHRSILCSTPTFEVKIAETLQEIEAALRLRFEVFNLEMKEGLQSSFETGFDSDVYDTFCDHLIVKEISSGAVVGTYRLLPQKKADHHIGFYSENEFDMTLFKSFPGQSLELGRSCVAKAYRSLAVINLLWTGIARYLENHAITHLFGCASFHTSNVKEMAAAFAYLKLYHSAPNKYHVTPLPRCAMDLPFQFLTSNEIKESYKKFPPLIKGYLRLGAMICGEPAYDKEFGTVDFLIVLEKEQITNKYKDHYISASVAA
- a CDS encoding lysophospholipid acyltransferase family protein, with amino-acid sequence MQIACFILRIDPQRTLTQLTTLWARTMLWILNVNVTARWQSDVHQQSPHMIVANHQSYVDVIIIASIMPTLFVAKDDVRSWPVFGWLASLGGTLFIDRKAFRGALHSMEQIAKALRCGINVQVFPEGTSTNGSAVLPFRSALFNAAISSCSAILPLSVNYESINSSQVNNVNRDFLCWYGEMTFTNHFWRLLSLQSAHVSVVIHPSIRFGEADSAKTISQAAFSSVVNGFRRIE
- a CDS encoding carboxypeptidase-like regulatory domain-containing protein; protein product: MNNRNIITLIILGTLLLATLVTAQEQSTLDKIRQQQALQGGTLLGKVSDEKTGEDLIGANVFIVNTKLGISTDIDAKFQIKKIPEGTYDVRVSFLGYETKLISGVEFKNAEQKILNISLSEDQGIQQQEVVISATAIKSGEGAILAERKKAASIGDGISSEQMKKAPDATSGDALKRVTGITLVDNKFVFVRGVTDRYNQTTLNGASVTSTSVDKKSFSFDMLPSSLLENMNVAKTATPDLPGDFTGGLVQLNTLDFPEKRTVKFVYTGSYNSITTFEAFNRTQGGGKDWFGADDGIRSFPNEIQTAAQLNQLGAKLPNTWAPRGSKAPMAQSFSISLADRYDIDEDQLGIVAAYSYRNNFQRTNFNFNDISSTFSQSFVHKQYSGSQDRFSVLWGGILDLSYKFADLHKITFKNNYNKTAEDKYIKTSGEDFDNDQYVRSYLSEWEERGMLSNQFGGEHKLPELLNMNIDWLLFFSEANTDQPDRKQVDYNLSRGYAKTDPFSVNTQPEYTKRAWASLYDRSLGEKVNIVIPVDNAKIKLGLLNEQKNRHYDIRYYSISPLASNFDLALYGIDSVFAQNNFGIGKFNYFDYTNPSDKYSAKQESFASYVMLDVPFSIAELNFRFAGGVRMEHSIQNVFTNGNFSSVAPVVSTIAKRDFLPSINFTYILNEVQNLRFAYSQTVNRPEFRELAGVQFYDFNKYEYVVGNLRLTRALARNYDVRYEIFPDAGDLMAVSYFYKNISHPIEEFRVVNAATYRSWKNASKATNFGWEFEIRKNLGFIQEYLRNFQLVANYTRIYSEVPYHEISGVSSFVDGVRQMQGQSPYTYNISLFFVEPDLGTSINILYNEYGSRIDAIGNTGVGDLNVMEHKRGTVDFSLTQPLSSLMNGLEAKYTVKNLNNQSAVFTHGANEYRNNITGISHSMQLSFNF